The Sphingomonas sanxanigenens DSM 19645 = NX02 genome includes a region encoding these proteins:
- the hemW gene encoding radical SAM family heme chaperone HemW yields the protein MTSLDTTDPLALYVHWPFCVSKCPYCDFNSHVRADVDQDLWRRALLTDLRHEAESFERRPLTSIFFGGGTPSLMPPATVAAIIDEARQLWGFSPDIEITLEANPSSVEAARFVDLAAAGINRVSLGLQALDDATLAFLGRAHDVNEGLGALDVAQRHFARVSFDLIYARPDQPPGQWTRELERAIGFGTGHLSLYQLTIEPGTRFATEVAAGRMHPLDPDAAADLFEATRALSAAAGIPAYEVSNHARPGQQSRHNLAYWRYEDYLGVGPGAHGRRGGVATQRRRKPENWLKAVERNAHGIERENALAPEERAAEALLMGLRLDEGLSLSRVAARSGVPVERLVDAARLERLAAQGVVERDGARVRVLPAGMLLLDHILGEIVAV from the coding sequence ATGACATCCCTCGATACAACCGATCCGTTGGCGCTCTATGTGCACTGGCCGTTCTGCGTCTCCAAATGCCCCTATTGCGATTTCAACAGCCATGTCCGCGCCGATGTCGATCAGGATCTCTGGCGCCGCGCGCTGCTGACCGACCTGCGGCATGAGGCGGAAAGCTTCGAGCGCCGCCCGCTGACGTCCATTTTCTTCGGCGGCGGCACCCCGTCGCTGATGCCCCCCGCCACCGTCGCGGCGATCATCGACGAAGCCCGGCAGCTGTGGGGCTTCTCGCCCGATATCGAGATCACGCTGGAGGCCAACCCCTCCTCCGTCGAGGCCGCGCGCTTCGTCGACCTCGCCGCCGCCGGCATCAACCGCGTTTCGCTGGGGCTGCAGGCGCTCGACGACGCGACGCTCGCCTTCCTCGGCCGCGCGCATGACGTGAACGAAGGGCTCGGCGCGCTGGACGTGGCGCAGCGTCATTTCGCACGGGTGAGCTTCGACCTGATCTATGCGCGGCCCGACCAGCCGCCCGGGCAATGGACCCGCGAACTGGAGCGCGCGATCGGCTTCGGCACCGGCCATCTCTCGCTGTACCAACTCACCATCGAGCCGGGCACGCGCTTCGCCACCGAGGTCGCAGCCGGCCGGATGCACCCGCTGGATCCCGACGCGGCCGCCGACCTGTTCGAGGCGACGCGCGCGCTGAGCGCGGCGGCAGGCATCCCCGCCTACGAGGTTTCGAACCATGCCCGGCCGGGCCAACAGAGCCGGCACAACCTCGCTTACTGGCGCTACGAGGATTATCTGGGCGTCGGCCCCGGCGCGCATGGCCGCCGCGGCGGCGTCGCCACGCAGCGCCGGCGCAAGCCCGAGAACTGGCTCAAGGCGGTCGAACGCAACGCGCACGGCATCGAGCGCGAGAACGCGCTGGCGCCGGAGGAGCGCGCCGCCGAGGCGTTGCTGATGGGGCTTCGGCTGGACGAAGGCCTGTCGCTCAGCCGCGTTGCGGCGCGCTCCGGCGTGCCGGTCGAGCGGCTGGTCGATGCGGCGCGGCTGGAGCGGCTGGCGGCGCAGGGCGTGGTCGAGCGCGATGGCGCACGGGTGCGCGTGCTGCCGGCGGGAATGCTGCTGCTCGACCATATCCTGGGTGAGATCGTCGCGGTCTGA
- a CDS encoding CAP domain-containing protein, whose translation MIIAARHSLRRLLWPMLIVAAAASWAPAGAEEEEFPVRRRAWVDQRPQPRGAALLRSEMVRIHNRTRADAGMAALAWSDALARDAAGYAAVMARTGRFAHSALPRGNPVQGENIWMGTRTAYAYREMADSWVREKPLFKRGRFPNVSRNGKVRDVGHYTQIIWRTTTAFGCGFAASRTHEYLVCRYTPSGNVIGFDPLVGTPPRK comes from the coding sequence ATGATAATCGCCGCGCGCCATAGCCTTCGCCGGCTGCTTTGGCCAATGCTGATCGTGGCCGCCGCCGCGTCGTGGGCCCCGGCGGGCGCGGAAGAGGAGGAATTTCCTGTCCGCAGGCGCGCGTGGGTCGATCAACGCCCGCAACCGCGCGGCGCGGCGTTGCTGCGATCGGAGATGGTGCGCATACACAATCGAACGCGCGCCGATGCCGGCATGGCCGCGCTGGCGTGGAGCGATGCACTGGCGCGCGACGCTGCCGGCTATGCGGCGGTCATGGCGCGCACCGGCCGCTTCGCGCACAGCGCGCTGCCGCGCGGCAATCCGGTGCAGGGCGAGAATATCTGGATGGGCACGCGCACCGCCTATGCCTATCGCGAGATGGCGGACAGCTGGGTGCGGGAAAAGCCACTGTTCAAGCGCGGCCGCTTTCCGAACGTCAGCCGCAACGGCAAGGTCCGCGACGTCGGCCATTATACCCAGATCATCTGGCGGACGACGACGGCGTTCGGCTGCGGCTTCGCGGCGAGCCGGACGCATGAGTATCTGGTATGCCGCTACACGCCGTCGGGCAATGTGATCGGCTTCGATCCGCTGGTCGGAACACCGCCGCGGAAGTGA
- the rdgB gene encoding RdgB/HAM1 family non-canonical purine NTP pyrophosphatase, with amino-acid sequence MSEEPVPQAIRKLQPGRLVIASHNEGKVREIRALLAPFGIDPISAGALDLPEPEETGTTFIANAELKAMQAADLSGLPALADDSGLCVEALNGDPGIFSARWAGPERDFGLAMQRVHNKLVEAGPEAGRDAHFVCALALAWPDGHIECFEGRVDGTLVWPPRGEHGFGYDPMFLLNGESETFGEMDPDRKHAMSHRADAFAKLVAAVF; translated from the coding sequence GTGAGCGAGGAGCCGGTCCCCCAGGCGATCCGCAAGCTCCAGCCGGGGCGGCTGGTGATCGCCAGCCACAATGAGGGCAAGGTGCGCGAGATCCGCGCATTGCTCGCCCCGTTCGGCATCGATCCGATCTCGGCCGGGGCGCTCGACCTGCCGGAACCGGAGGAGACCGGCACCACCTTCATCGCCAATGCCGAGTTGAAGGCGATGCAGGCCGCTGACCTTTCCGGCCTGCCCGCGCTCGCGGACGACAGCGGCCTGTGCGTCGAAGCGCTGAACGGCGATCCGGGCATCTTCTCGGCACGCTGGGCTGGGCCGGAGCGCGACTTCGGGCTGGCGATGCAGCGCGTCCACAACAAGCTGGTCGAGGCCGGCCCGGAAGCGGGGCGCGACGCGCACTTCGTCTGCGCGCTGGCGCTGGCCTGGCCCGATGGGCATATCGAATGTTTCGAGGGCCGCGTGGACGGCACCCTGGTGTGGCCGCCGCGGGGCGAGCATGGCTTCGGCTATGACCCGATGTTCCTCCTCAATGGGGAAAGCGAGACGTTCGGCGAGATGGATCCCGATCGCAAGCACGCGATGAGCCATCGCGCGGATGCGTTCGCGAAGCTGGTCGCAGCGGTTTTCTGA
- the rph gene encoding ribonuclease PH produces MRPSGRTPDQMRAISIEPGFTKHAEGSVLVSFGDTRVLVTASVEERVPPFLRGKGEGWVTAEYGMLPRATHTRSNREAAKGKQSGRTQEIQRLIGRSLRAVVDLKALGERQITIDCDVIQADGGTRTASISGAWVALRLAIDGLLEKKLLESDPITAQVAAVSCGIYEGTPVLDLDYIEDSNAHADANFVLLDNGNIAEAQATAEGATYDEEALLRLLRLARIGCNEIFAAQRRAAGR; encoded by the coding sequence ATGCGCCCTTCAGGCCGCACGCCCGACCAGATGCGGGCCATCAGCATCGAACCCGGTTTCACCAAACATGCCGAGGGCAGCGTCCTCGTGAGCTTCGGCGACACGCGCGTGCTCGTCACCGCATCCGTCGAGGAGCGCGTACCTCCCTTTCTTCGCGGCAAGGGCGAAGGCTGGGTCACGGCCGAATATGGCATGCTGCCCCGTGCCACCCACACCCGCAGCAACCGTGAGGCCGCCAAGGGCAAGCAATCCGGCCGCACGCAGGAAATCCAGCGGCTGATCGGCCGCTCGCTGCGCGCCGTGGTCGATCTCAAGGCGTTGGGTGAGCGCCAGATCACGATCGACTGCGACGTCATCCAGGCCGATGGCGGCACCCGCACCGCCTCCATCTCGGGCGCGTGGGTCGCGCTGCGGCTGGCGATCGACGGGCTGCTGGAGAAGAAGCTGCTCGAAAGCGATCCGATCACAGCGCAGGTCGCCGCGGTCTCGTGCGGCATCTATGAAGGCACGCCGGTGCTCGACCTCGACTATATCGAGGATTCGAACGCGCACGCCGATGCGAACTTCGTGCTGCTCGACAATGGCAACATCGCCGAGGCGCAGGCCACCGCCGAGGGCGCGACCTATGACGAGGAAGCGCTGCTGCGCCTGCTCCGCCTCGCGCGGATCGGCTGCAACGAGATCTTCGCCGCACAACGCCGGGCCGCCGGGCGGTGA
- the hrcA gene encoding heat-inducible transcriptional repressor HrcA — MASTTITELNDRARDIFRVVVENYLESGSPVGSRTISKLAGFSLSPASIRNVMQDLEELGLLAAPHTSAGRMPTELGLRLFVDGMMQAAEPSAAERAAISARVDTGGPIEEALAAATSVLSGLSSCAGMVLVPQREVVLRQFGFVPLSRHQAMAVLVGQDGSVENRVVAIPDGVTPAMLIEAGNYISARLSGLTLGDARGRLAREIGAGRAMLDRISAELVSQGLAVWSEDGERRPVLIVRGQANLIDQGAAADLERVRQLLEELEDKEEIVRLLDSAREGAATKIFIGSENKLFSLSGSSVIAAPYRGADGRVVGVVGVIGPTRLNYARVVPMVDFTAQTLSRLMG; from the coding sequence ATGGCGAGCACGACGATCACCGAACTGAACGACCGGGCGCGCGATATCTTTCGCGTGGTGGTCGAAAATTATCTCGAATCGGGATCGCCGGTCGGTTCGCGCACCATTTCGAAGCTCGCCGGCTTCAGCCTGTCGCCCGCCTCGATCCGCAATGTCATGCAGGACCTGGAGGAACTGGGCCTGCTCGCCGCGCCGCACACCTCGGCGGGCCGCATGCCCACCGAACTCGGGCTGCGGCTGTTCGTCGACGGGATGATGCAGGCGGCCGAACCTTCGGCCGCGGAGCGCGCGGCGATCTCGGCGCGGGTGGATACGGGCGGACCGATCGAGGAAGCGCTCGCCGCCGCAACCTCCGTGCTTTCCGGCCTGTCGTCGTGCGCGGGCATGGTGCTGGTGCCGCAGCGCGAGGTGGTGCTGCGCCAGTTCGGCTTCGTGCCGCTGTCGCGCCATCAGGCAATGGCGGTGCTTGTCGGTCAGGACGGGAGCGTGGAGAACCGCGTCGTCGCGATTCCCGACGGGGTCACGCCGGCGATGCTGATCGAGGCGGGCAATTACATCAGCGCGCGGCTCTCCGGGCTGACCCTCGGCGATGCGCGCGGGCGGTTGGCGCGCGAGATCGGCGCGGGGCGGGCGATGCTCGACCGGATATCCGCCGAGCTTGTCAGCCAGGGCCTCGCCGTCTGGTCTGAGGATGGTGAGCGTCGGCCGGTGCTGATCGTGCGCGGCCAGGCGAATCTGATCGATCAGGGCGCCGCGGCCGACCTGGAGCGCGTGCGCCAGTTGCTGGAAGAGCTCGAGGACAAGGAAGAGATTGTCCGCCTGCTGGATAGCGCGCGGGAAGGGGCTGCGACCAAGATCTTCATCGGATCGGAGAACAAGCTCTTCTCGCTGTCGGGCTCCTCGGTTATCGCCGCGCCCTATCGCGGGGCCGATGGGCGCGTGGTCGGCGTGGTGGGCGTGATCGGGCCGACCCGGTTGAACTATGCCCGGGTCGTTCCCATGGTGGATTTCACGGCGCAGACATTGTCGCGCCTGATGGGTTGA
- the grpE gene encoding nucleotide exchange factor GrpE has product MQDNETTEQGEAEALREETAEAAPEVAENDRLRELESQLAAARQDVLYAQAETQNVRRRLEKDAQDARAYAATGFARDMLSVADNLGRALDAIPADLREDEKFKGLVTGLEATGRELANVFERNGIKKVSALGEQLDPNRHQAMIELPSADAEPGTIVQEMQAGYMIKDRLLRPALVAVAKAG; this is encoded by the coding sequence ATGCAGGACAACGAGACGACTGAGCAGGGCGAAGCCGAGGCGCTACGCGAGGAAACCGCGGAAGCCGCCCCCGAGGTGGCCGAGAACGATCGGCTGCGCGAGCTTGAAAGCCAGCTCGCGGCCGCGCGCCAGGATGTGCTCTATGCGCAGGCAGAAACGCAGAACGTCCGCCGCCGGCTGGAGAAGGACGCACAGGACGCGCGCGCCTATGCCGCGACGGGCTTCGCGCGCGACATGTTGTCGGTGGCCGACAATCTCGGCCGCGCGCTCGACGCGATCCCGGCCGATCTGCGCGAGGACGAGAAGTTCAAGGGCCTCGTCACCGGCCTCGAGGCGACCGGCCGCGAACTGGCGAACGTGTTCGAGCGCAACGGCATCAAGAAGGTCTCGGCGCTGGGCGAACAGCTCGATCCCAATCGCCACCAGGCGATGATCGAACTGCCGTCCGCCGATGCCGAGCCCGGCACGATCGTGCAGGAGATGCAGGCGGGCTACATGATCAAGGACCGTCTGTTGCGGCCGGCACTGGTCGCCGTCGCCAAGGCGGGATGA
- a CDS encoding S66 peptidase family protein, which translates to MLSRRTALHGALAALSAGVAAPLLSATPRAARKPPRLRAGDIVGLVEPAGFSADAFELSLAQETIMAMGLVPRTAPHVAARSGYLAGTDEERAADINAMYADDAVRAVFAVRGGWGCARILPYLDFGLIRRNPKLLIGFSDITALHLAFAARAGFTTIHGPNAASSWGDLSWQAFRGLVFDGATPTYSNPAASEDRLVQRMWRTHVIRDGKATGPLVGGNLTVLSALVGTPYLPGFDGAILFLEDVDEAEYRIDRMLTQLALAGILRRVAGVVFGQCTSCRATGPSYGGFTLSEVLEHHFGPLGVPVFQGAMFGHIANQFSLPVGAMAEIDAGAGTIRVLEAAVA; encoded by the coding sequence ATGCTGAGCAGACGAACCGCGCTTCACGGCGCCCTCGCAGCACTTTCGGCCGGCGTCGCGGCGCCGTTGCTGTCCGCGACGCCCCGGGCTGCCCGTAAGCCGCCACGGCTGCGCGCGGGCGATATCGTGGGGTTGGTCGAGCCCGCCGGCTTCTCCGCAGACGCATTCGAGCTGAGCCTCGCGCAGGAAACGATCATGGCGATGGGCCTCGTCCCCCGCACCGCGCCGCATGTCGCCGCGCGCTCGGGCTATCTGGCGGGCACCGATGAGGAACGCGCGGCAGACATCAACGCGATGTATGCCGACGATGCGGTACGCGCGGTGTTCGCGGTGCGCGGCGGCTGGGGCTGCGCGCGGATCCTGCCATACCTCGATTTCGGCCTGATCCGCCGCAATCCGAAGCTGCTGATCGGCTTCAGCGATATCACCGCGCTCCACCTCGCCTTCGCGGCGCGGGCTGGATTCACCACAATCCACGGGCCCAACGCGGCGAGCTCCTGGGGCGATCTGTCATGGCAGGCGTTCCGCGGCCTCGTGTTCGATGGCGCGACGCCGACCTACAGCAACCCCGCGGCGAGCGAGGATCGGCTCGTCCAGCGGATGTGGCGGACCCACGTCATCCGCGACGGCAAGGCGACGGGACCGCTGGTGGGCGGCAACCTCACCGTGCTGTCGGCGCTGGTCGGCACCCCCTATCTGCCCGGTTTCGACGGTGCGATCCTGTTCCTCGAGGATGTCGACGAGGCCGAATATCGCATCGACCGCATGCTGACCCAGCTTGCCCTCGCCGGCATCTTGCGCCGCGTTGCCGGCGTGGTGTTCGGGCAATGCACGAGTTGCCGTGCGACCGGGCCATCCTATGGCGGCTTCACGCTGAGCGAGGTGCTGGAACATCATTTCGGGCCGCTGGGCGTGCCGGTGTTCCAGGGCGCGATGTTCGGGCACATCGCCAACCAGTTCAGCCTGCCGGTGGGCGCGATGGCGGAGATCGACGCCGGGGCGGGGACCATCAGGGTTCTGGAGGCGGCGGTGGCCTGA
- a CDS encoding bestrophin family protein, with amino-acid sequence MILDAVPNTRQIATEVWKPLTVLFVWDCAVTILYYILPFRAPALPLTIFGTALALFLGFRSNSAYQRWWEGRILWGQMINASRSLARAVRNFMTDPAATQLKRSIVFRQIAYVNALRCQLRRQEFDEDVFRFLAKGREDPAIARVNAPNGLADGAGRRVADALRAGWIDTIQQTQIEHVLIDISNAQGGMERLRNTPLPSQFRFFPMFFTHIFCVLLPIGLVETLGFATPLGSTLAGLMFLAVLRVGDDLVDPFANTVHDVPLSTMCRTIEIDLLQAIGEPAPEPLKPVKGVQW; translated from the coding sequence ATGATCCTCGATGCGGTACCGAACACGCGCCAGATCGCCACCGAAGTCTGGAAGCCGCTGACCGTATTGTTCGTGTGGGACTGCGCCGTCACCATCCTCTATTATATCCTGCCGTTCCGCGCGCCGGCGCTGCCGCTGACGATCTTCGGCACCGCACTGGCGCTGTTTCTCGGCTTCCGCAGCAACTCCGCCTATCAGCGCTGGTGGGAAGGCCGCATCCTGTGGGGCCAGATGATCAACGCCTCGCGCAGCCTGGCGCGCGCGGTGCGCAACTTCATGACTGACCCCGCCGCGACGCAGCTCAAGCGATCGATCGTCTTCCGCCAGATCGCCTACGTGAATGCGTTGCGCTGCCAGCTGCGGCGGCAGGAATTCGACGAGGATGTCTTCCGCTTTCTCGCCAAGGGCCGGGAAGATCCGGCGATCGCCCGGGTCAACGCGCCCAACGGGCTGGCGGACGGTGCCGGCCGTCGCGTCGCCGACGCGCTGCGCGCCGGCTGGATCGACACGATCCAGCAGACCCAGATCGAACATGTGCTGATCGACATCTCCAACGCGCAAGGGGGTATGGAACGGCTGCGCAACACGCCCCTGCCCAGCCAGTTCCGCTTCTTCCCGATGTTCTTCACCCACATCTTCTGCGTGCTGCTGCCGATCGGGCTCGTCGAGACGCTGGGCTTTGCCACGCCGCTCGGATCGACATTGGCGGGCCTGATGTTCCTTGCCGTTCTGCGCGTCGGCGACGACCTGGTCGATCCGTTCGCCAATACGGTCCATGACGTGCCGCTAAGCACGATGTGCCGGACGATCGAGATCGACCTGCTCCAGGCGATCGGTGAGCCCGCACCCGAACCGCTGAAGCCGGTGAAAGGTGTCCAGTGGTGA
- a CDS encoding ArsR/SmtB family transcription factor, with amino-acid sequence MLSYMEQYSIRLDGIFQGLADPTRRAVLRRLSRGPASVSELAAPFAISLPSFMKHIRALENCGWIVTRKQGRVRTCAMQRKALADADAWLSEQRALWEARLDRLDNWLESEE; translated from the coding sequence ATGCTTAGCTATATGGAACAGTATTCGATCCGGCTCGACGGCATATTCCAGGGGCTTGCCGATCCCACGCGCCGCGCGGTGCTGCGGCGGCTGAGCCGCGGGCCCGCGAGCGTCAGCGAACTGGCGGCGCCATTCGCGATCAGCCTGCCGTCCTTCATGAAGCATATCCGTGCGTTGGAGAACTGCGGCTGGATCGTCACGCGCAAGCAGGGCCGCGTCCGCACCTGTGCGATGCAGCGCAAGGCGCTGGCGGATGCCGATGCCTGGCTTTCGGAACAGCGCGCGCTGTGGGAGGCGCGCCTCGATCGTCTCGACAACTGGCTGGAGAGTGAGGAATGA
- a CDS encoding SRPBCC family protein, with amino-acid sequence MTEGKHDLEIVRQVAAPPAKVWRAWSDPDILKLWWCPRPWTTEVRAHDLRTGGAFHTFMSGPDGGTSDNPGIFLEVVPLQRIVWTSMLVEGWRPADPWLPMTGIFLIEPEGQGTRYTARCLHRSDADRAKHEEMGFFDGWGTMIEQMEEVAKGLD; translated from the coding sequence ATGACCGAAGGCAAGCACGATCTGGAGATCGTTCGTCAGGTGGCGGCACCGCCCGCCAAGGTGTGGCGCGCGTGGAGCGATCCCGACATCCTGAAGCTGTGGTGGTGTCCGCGGCCATGGACCACGGAGGTCCGCGCCCATGACCTCCGCACAGGCGGGGCCTTCCATACCTTCATGAGCGGGCCCGACGGCGGCACGAGCGACAATCCCGGCATCTTCCTCGAGGTCGTGCCGCTGCAGCGGATCGTCTGGACATCGATGCTGGTCGAAGGCTGGCGGCCCGCCGATCCCTGGCTGCCGATGACGGGCATCTTCCTGATCGAGCCCGAGGGGCAGGGCACGCGCTATACGGCGCGGTGCCTCCACCGCAGCGACGCGGATCGCGCCAAGCATGAAGAGATGGGCTTCTTCGACGGCTGGGGCACGATGATCGAGCAGATGGAGGAGGTCGCGAAGGGGCTGGATTGA
- the moaB gene encoding molybdenum cofactor biosynthesis protein B, with protein MPSDAERAFVPVRIAVLTVSDTRGLAEDRSGETLVQRLTDGGHILAARAILRDDADLIVEQLRGWIADPEVDCVITTGGTGVTGRDVTPEALMRVADKEIPGFGELFRWLSFQKIGTSTIQSRATACVAAGTYIFALPGSTGAVKDGWDGILASQLDIRHKPCNFVELMPRLLER; from the coding sequence GTGCCGAGTGATGCGGAACGGGCCTTCGTTCCCGTCCGCATCGCCGTCCTCACCGTCTCCGACACGCGCGGTCTTGCCGAGGACCGGTCCGGCGAGACGCTCGTCCAGCGGCTGACCGATGGCGGACACATCCTTGCCGCGCGTGCGATCCTCAGGGACGATGCCGACCTGATCGTCGAGCAACTGCGCGGCTGGATCGCCGACCCGGAGGTCGACTGCGTGATCACGACCGGCGGCACCGGCGTCACCGGCCGCGACGTAACGCCGGAAGCGCTGATGCGCGTTGCAGACAAGGAAATCCCCGGCTTCGGCGAACTCTTCCGCTGGCTGAGCTTCCAGAAGATCGGCACCTCGACCATCCAGTCGCGCGCCACCGCCTGCGTCGCTGCGGGCACCTATATCTTCGCGCTTCCCGGCTCGACCGGTGCGGTGAAGGACGGATGGGATGGCATCCTCGCCAGCCAGCTCGATATCCGGCACAAGCCTTGCAACTTCGTCGAATTGATGCCGCGTTTGCTGGAGCGGTAG
- a CDS encoding lytic transglycosylase domain-containing protein, with translation MKLTVSFLALAATVSLAPLAGAETVPATVLAAASANAAAARPARLPAQLTPQQRDQYRAIFAAIRAGRWSDAAAQLDGMPRGPLSDYARAEIITAKGSPKAELTQIEGLLASSPELPQAPQLARLARSRGGVEVAAIPEPQKLSWLGSAPIRRRAASMSRSDIVAAQLEARILPLIKEDRPAEAEALVEDKAGQLTPDALTEWRQRVSWSYFLTGEDGSARRLAALAQAGTGDWAVQADWVAGLAAWRQQDCRSASTAFDSVGRRANDAELRAAGYYWSARADMVCKTPEKVQPKLRAAARAEETFYGLLALQAMGLKRAVDRSGELTATDWDRLRGNSNIRVAAALAEIGELSAADETLRYHARICDSTDHAALLHLAKRLNLPTTQLWLAQNGPVGAHPGASARYPAPDWTPVGGWRVDKSLVFAHALQESRFRTDVVSPAGAYGLMQIMPAAAIDISKRRGESWSREKLTDPATNIEYGQSHIEALRDFSGTQGLLPKVIAAYNAGPAPVRDWNARGRDMGDPLLYIESIPYWETRGYVAIILRNYWMYQSQAGQPSASLKAMAQGMWPRFPGLPGATAVRLDSVSGVASAE, from the coding sequence GTGAAGCTCACTGTCTCGTTTCTGGCGCTTGCCGCGACCGTCTCGCTGGCACCGTTGGCCGGGGCCGAAACGGTGCCGGCGACGGTGCTGGCGGCCGCCTCCGCCAACGCCGCGGCGGCACGCCCTGCGCGCCTTCCCGCCCAGCTGACGCCGCAGCAGCGCGATCAGTATCGCGCGATCTTTGCGGCGATCCGCGCCGGTCGCTGGTCGGATGCGGCGGCCCAGCTCGACGGCATGCCGCGCGGACCCCTCAGCGATTATGCCCGTGCCGAGATCATCACCGCCAAAGGCTCGCCCAAGGCGGAACTGACGCAGATCGAGGGATTGCTCGCATCCTCGCCCGAGCTGCCGCAGGCGCCACAGCTCGCGCGGCTCGCGCGCAGCCGTGGCGGTGTCGAGGTCGCGGCGATCCCCGAGCCGCAGAAGCTGTCGTGGCTCGGTTCCGCGCCGATCCGCCGTCGCGCCGCCTCGATGAGCCGCAGCGATATCGTCGCCGCGCAGCTCGAGGCGCGGATCCTGCCGCTGATCAAGGAGGACCGTCCGGCCGAAGCCGAAGCGCTGGTCGAGGACAAGGCCGGGCAGTTGACGCCAGACGCGTTGACCGAGTGGCGGCAGCGCGTCTCCTGGTCCTATTTCCTCACCGGCGAGGATGGTTCCGCGCGCCGCCTCGCCGCGCTGGCGCAGGCCGGCACCGGCGACTGGGCGGTTCAGGCGGATTGGGTCGCGGGCCTTGCCGCGTGGCGGCAGCAGGATTGCCGGTCGGCCAGCACCGCCTTCGATTCGGTCGGCCGCCGCGCCAATGACGCCGAACTCCGCGCCGCCGGCTATTACTGGTCCGCGCGCGCCGACATGGTGTGCAAGACGCCGGAGAAGGTGCAGCCCAAGCTGCGCGCCGCCGCGCGCGCCGAGGAGACATTCTACGGCCTGCTCGCGCTGCAGGCGATGGGGCTGAAGCGCGCCGTCGATCGCAGCGGCGAATTGACCGCGACCGATTGGGATCGGTTGAGGGGCAATTCCAACATCCGCGTCGCCGCGGCGCTTGCCGAAATCGGCGAGCTCAGCGCCGCCGACGAGACGCTGCGCTATCACGCCCGCATCTGCGACAGCACCGATCACGCCGCGCTGCTGCACCTTGCCAAGCGTCTCAACCTGCCGACCACCCAGCTGTGGCTGGCGCAGAACGGCCCCGTCGGTGCGCATCCGGGTGCCAGCGCGCGCTATCCCGCACCGGACTGGACGCCGGTGGGCGGCTGGCGTGTCGACAAGTCGCTGGTGTTCGCGCATGCGCTGCAGGAATCGCGTTTTCGCACCGATGTGGTCAGCCCCGCCGGTGCCTATGGGCTGATGCAGATCATGCCGGCCGCCGCGATCGACATCTCGAAGCGCCGCGGCGAAAGCTGGTCGCGCGAGAAGCTGACCGATCCCGCCACCAACATCGAATATGGCCAGTCGCATATCGAGGCGCTGCGCGATTTCTCGGGAACGCAGGGGCTGCTGCCCAAGGTGATCGCCGCCTACAACGCCGGTCCGGCGCCGGTGCGGGACTGGAATGCGCGCGGTCGCGACATGGGCGATCCGCTGCTCTACATCGAGAGCATCCCCTATTGGGAAACGCGCGGCTATGTCGCGATCATCCTGCGCAACTACTGGATGTACCAGTCGCAGGCCGGCCAGCCGTCGGCGAGCCTGAAGGCGATGGCGCAGGGCATGTGGCCGCGCTTCCCGGGGCTGCCGGGCGCAACCGCGGTGCGGCTCGATTCGGTGTCCGGCGTCGCCAGTGCCGAGTGA